The following are encoded in a window of Thiohalobacter sp. IOR34 genomic DNA:
- a CDS encoding outer membrane protein transport protein produces MKHTYKGSVIACAVAAALAAPAVYATNGYFKIGYGSKSRGMAGVSTAYAQDAMAGVTNPANMALVGNRVDVGMELFNPRRDARLDATGMTADGVNAAGADSGKVESGATLFAIPHAGFVMNMAGGMSMGLTIAANGGMNTRYNSNVYFNSLGPAISAFASALAAGPYSGSASDVAAINAVAAGLGTDPDTTTQTLGVNLAQLIIAPSVAWKLNENHSVGASLQIGYQRFRAYGIGLFKGFSSNQNKVTNNGDDDAWGAGLRVGWTGQITDSLTLGASAASKIYMQKFDTYKGLFAEQGDFDVPANLSLGIAFKATPKTTLAIDVQRIFYGDVAAIANPGPTADEFMDGFMAVLTSNTSNPIRSVAKPLGTDNGWGFGWDDITVVKIGIEHQYNEKWTFRGGVNLGQNPIDDKENLFNILAPGVVRNHLTLGFTYSPTPSSELTMGYMHAFRVDQSFNYQTSTAWSAATGFPQQQYLTEIGMDQNSLEFSYAMKF; encoded by the coding sequence ATGAAACACACATATAAGGGATCGGTGATTGCCTGTGCAGTCGCTGCCGCACTCGCCGCCCCCGCTGTCTACGCCACCAATGGGTATTTCAAGATCGGTTACGGGTCCAAGTCGCGCGGCATGGCCGGTGTTTCCACCGCCTATGCCCAGGACGCCATGGCCGGTGTCACCAACCCGGCCAACATGGCCCTGGTCGGCAATCGTGTCGACGTCGGCATGGAGCTGTTCAACCCGCGGCGTGATGCGCGCCTGGATGCAACGGGCATGACGGCCGATGGCGTGAATGCGGCCGGTGCCGACAGCGGCAAGGTCGAGAGCGGCGCCACCCTGTTCGCCATCCCCCATGCCGGTTTCGTGATGAATATGGCCGGCGGCATGTCCATGGGCCTGACCATCGCGGCCAACGGCGGCATGAACACCCGTTACAACTCGAACGTCTATTTCAATTCCCTGGGTCCGGCAATCAGCGCCTTTGCCTCGGCACTCGCTGCAGGCCCCTATTCGGGCAGCGCCTCCGACGTCGCAGCCATCAATGCCGTGGCTGCCGGACTGGGCACCGATCCTGATACCACGACCCAGACGCTGGGTGTCAACCTGGCCCAGCTGATCATCGCGCCGTCGGTCGCCTGGAAGCTCAACGAGAACCACAGCGTCGGCGCCTCGCTGCAGATCGGCTACCAGCGTTTCCGTGCCTATGGCATCGGCCTGTTCAAGGGCTTCTCCAGCAACCAGAACAAGGTGACCAACAACGGTGACGACGACGCCTGGGGTGCCGGTCTGCGTGTGGGCTGGACCGGCCAGATCACCGACAGCCTCACCCTGGGTGCCAGCGCTGCGTCCAAGATCTACATGCAGAAATTCGATACCTACAAGGGGTTGTTCGCCGAGCAGGGTGACTTCGACGTGCCGGCCAACCTGTCTCTGGGCATCGCCTTCAAGGCCACGCCCAAGACCACCCTGGCCATCGACGTGCAGCGCATCTTCTATGGCGACGTTGCCGCCATCGCCAATCCGGGCCCGACTGCGGATGAGTTCATGGATGGCTTCATGGCGGTGCTGACCAGCAATACCAGCAACCCGATTCGTTCGGTCGCCAAGCCCTTGGGTACCGACAATGGCTGGGGCTTCGGCTGGGACGACATCACCGTGGTCAAGATCGGCATCGAGCACCAGTACAACGAGAAGTGGACCTTCCGCGGGGGCGTCAATCTGGGTCAGAACCCGATCGACGACAAGGAGAACCTGTTCAACATCCTCGCGCCCGGCGTGGTCCGCAATCACCTGACCCTGGGCTTCACCTACAGCCCGACTCCCAGCAGCGAGCTGACCATGGGTTATATGCATGCCTTCCGCGTGGACCAGTCCTTCAACTACCAGACGAGCACCGCCTGGAGTGCGGCGACCGGTTTCCCGCAGCAGCAGTACCTGACCGAGATCGGCATGGACCAGAACTCGCTGGAATTCAGCTACGCGATGAAGTTCTGA
- a CDS encoding efflux RND transporter periplasmic adaptor subunit, with translation MRWFLMLFVLLSTLVRAELQSVPAELQPVAREQRFEGVIEAVNQATVEAQTAGQIEQIFFDVDDYVERGAVLLKLKDTEQKARVRQAEAALAEATARLREAESEYRRIKEIFARKLVSRSAMDSASAALKAARARLHKAEAALAEAREQLEHTVVRAPYSGIVVERHVEVGELASPGKPLMTGLSLEQLRVVLYLPQRYLEEVRDGVPSRIYVGEDRQRTLSGGRVTVYPYAHPVTHSFRTRIALPDGTPGLYPGMLVKVGFELGKRERLLVPATAVVRRSEVTGLYVLDESGGVHFRQVRLGPPAAEGRVVILAGLAAGERVAIDPIAASAVLKQQAGERR, from the coding sequence ATGCGCTGGTTTCTGATGCTGTTTGTCCTGCTCTCGACGCTGGTGCGGGCGGAGCTGCAGAGCGTGCCGGCCGAATTGCAGCCCGTGGCGCGTGAACAGCGTTTCGAAGGCGTGATCGAGGCCGTCAACCAGGCCACGGTCGAGGCCCAGACCGCCGGCCAGATCGAGCAGATCTTTTTCGACGTCGACGACTATGTCGAACGCGGGGCGGTGCTGCTGAAGCTGAAGGACACCGAGCAGAAGGCGCGCGTCCGCCAGGCCGAGGCGGCGCTGGCCGAGGCCACGGCACGGCTGCGCGAGGCAGAGAGCGAATACCGCCGCATCAAGGAGATCTTTGCCCGCAAGCTGGTCTCGCGATCCGCGATGGACAGCGCCAGTGCCGCGCTCAAGGCGGCCAGGGCACGCTTGCACAAGGCCGAGGCGGCGCTGGCCGAGGCCAGGGAACAGCTCGAACATACGGTGGTGCGCGCCCCCTACAGCGGCATCGTCGTCGAGCGCCACGTCGAGGTCGGTGAGCTGGCCAGTCCCGGCAAGCCCTTGATGACCGGACTGTCACTGGAACAGCTGCGGGTGGTGCTCTATCTCCCGCAGCGCTACCTGGAGGAGGTGCGGGACGGTGTGCCGAGCCGGATCTATGTCGGCGAGGACCGCCAGCGGACGCTGTCCGGCGGCCGGGTGACGGTCTACCCCTATGCCCATCCGGTAACGCACAGTTTCCGCACCCGCATCGCCCTGCCGGACGGGACGCCGGGCCTCTATCCGGGGATGCTGGTCAAGGTGGGCTTCGAGCTGGGCAAGCGCGAGCGGCTGCTGGTGCCGGCTACGGCGGTGGTGCGGCGCAGCGAGGTGACCGGCCTGTACGTGCTGGATGAGAGCGGCGGTGTGCATTTCCGCCAGGTGCGGCTGGGTCCGCCGGCAGCCGAGGGCCGGGTGGTGATTCTCGCCGGGCTGGCGGCCGGGGAACGGGTGGCCATCGATCCGATCGCCGCCTCGGCGGTGCTCAAGCAGCAGGCCGGGGAGAGGCGATGA
- a CDS encoding methyl-accepting chemotaxis protein: MKKSILRRLLLASLLFGLFIGALFPLFAQLFVDWKDGMFGWFVLSCLLGGGLVGLSNYWLVQAILLRKLRRISEVANAISQNDVSQHCEIESHDLIGEIVDSFNRMAANLREVIGEISGVTAQLASAAEEMSAITDEASRGVQRQHQEIERVATAMGEMNHTVQDMAEQAGQAAESACRADSEARSGAELSTEARAGIGKLVSEVEKASGVIGRLEQESDNIGMVLDVIRGIAEQTNLLALNAAIEAARAGEQGRGFAVVADEVRTLASRTQQSTEEIQGMIEQLQTGSRDAVQVMRAAQEMAHGSASQVEEAAGSLCEIAEAVAFVSGQTSRIAEAARSQSQVASEINGNVEAIQVAADQTAAGAQQTASASDELARLSSQLQTLMARFRT; encoded by the coding sequence ATGAAAAAGAGCATCCTGCGTCGACTTCTTCTTGCCAGTCTTCTCTTCGGCCTGTTCATCGGTGCCCTGTTCCCCCTCTTTGCCCAGTTGTTCGTCGACTGGAAGGACGGCATGTTCGGCTGGTTCGTGCTGAGCTGTCTGCTCGGAGGGGGGCTGGTCGGTCTCAGCAACTACTGGCTGGTGCAGGCGATCCTGTTGCGCAAGCTGCGCCGCATCTCAGAGGTCGCCAACGCCATCAGTCAGAACGACGTCAGCCAGCACTGCGAGATCGAGAGCCATGACCTGATCGGGGAGATCGTCGACAGCTTCAATCGCATGGCGGCCAATCTGCGTGAGGTGATCGGCGAGATCAGCGGCGTCACCGCCCAGCTCGCCTCGGCGGCGGAGGAGATGTCGGCCATCACCGACGAGGCCAGCCGGGGCGTGCAACGCCAGCATCAGGAGATCGAACGTGTCGCCACGGCGATGGGCGAGATGAACCACACCGTGCAGGACATGGCGGAGCAGGCGGGTCAGGCCGCGGAATCGGCCTGTCGGGCCGATAGCGAGGCGCGCAGCGGTGCCGAGCTTTCCACCGAGGCGCGGGCCGGCATCGGCAAGCTGGTGAGCGAGGTTGAGAAGGCCTCGGGCGTGATCGGACGCCTGGAGCAGGAGTCGGACAACATCGGCATGGTGCTGGACGTCATCCGCGGCATCGCCGAGCAGACCAATCTGCTGGCCCTGAACGCGGCCATCGAGGCGGCCCGGGCCGGCGAGCAGGGCCGCGGCTTTGCAGTGGTGGCCGACGAGGTGCGCACCCTGGCCAGCCGCACCCAGCAGTCGACCGAGGAGATCCAGGGCATGATCGAGCAGCTGCAGACCGGAAGTCGTGATGCGGTGCAGGTGATGCGGGCGGCCCAGGAGATGGCGCATGGTAGTGCCTCCCAGGTCGAGGAGGCAGCCGGCTCCCTCTGCGAGATCGCCGAGGCCGTCGCCTTCGTCAGCGGCCAGACCAGCCGGATCGCCGAGGCGGCCCGCAGCCAGAGCCAGGTCGCGAGCGAGATCAACGGCAACGTGGAGGCCATTCAGGTCGCCGCCGACCAGACCGCAGCCGGCGCCCAGCAGACGGCCAGCGCCAGCGATGAACTGGCGCGCCTGTCCTCCCAGCTGCAGACCCTGATGGCCCGTTTCCGGACCTAG
- a CDS encoding methyl-accepting chemotaxis protein: protein MLGLDFLEDASPGLMLAIGALASLPLFLVMRRGAPAATVATAMQRLATGEPGVSLEASRDRVSEEFASAFNALAEANGQRAATLQHFNDMLGEALDQLQLLTAQVADQSQGGDQGQALSVAIDELAAAVNEIASNAASAAGTTHQALEESDKGKVSMTDAMGSMSSLADYIGRATGTVEGLSQESLNIGAVLDVIRGIAEQTNLLALNAAIEAARAGEQGRGFAVVADEVRTLASRTQQSTSEIQEMIESLQKKAQEAASVMEEGGGQVSRVEEMIENACISLAEIGGYMQTIDTLNTTVASAAEEQSAAVQSIRGIIESCNDASGQSGELLSGLSRVAERLSDARMQLGSM from the coding sequence ATGCTTGGCCTGGATTTTCTGGAAGATGCTTCGCCGGGGCTGATGCTCGCCATCGGTGCCCTGGCCTCGTTGCCGCTGTTCCTGGTCATGCGGCGGGGGGCGCCGGCAGCGACAGTGGCAACGGCCATGCAGCGTCTGGCTACGGGTGAGCCGGGGGTGTCGCTGGAAGCTTCCCGCGACCGGGTCAGTGAGGAATTCGCTTCAGCCTTCAATGCCCTGGCCGAGGCCAACGGCCAGCGCGCCGCCACCCTGCAGCATTTCAACGACATGCTGGGCGAGGCGCTGGATCAGCTTCAGCTTCTCACGGCCCAGGTGGCAGATCAGTCGCAGGGCGGCGATCAGGGGCAGGCGCTCTCGGTGGCGATCGACGAGCTGGCCGCGGCGGTCAACGAGATTGCGAGCAACGCCGCCTCGGCGGCGGGCACCACCCACCAGGCGCTGGAAGAGAGCGACAAGGGCAAGGTGTCCATGACCGATGCCATGGGTTCGATGAGCAGCCTGGCGGACTACATCGGCCGGGCCACGGGCACGGTCGAGGGGCTGAGCCAGGAGTCGCTGAACATCGGCGCGGTGCTCGACGTCATCCGTGGCATCGCCGAGCAGACCAATCTGTTGGCCCTGAATGCGGCCATCGAGGCGGCCCGGGCTGGCGAGCAGGGGCGCGGCTTTGCGGTGGTGGCCGACGAGGTCCGCACCCTGGCCAGCCGCACCCAGCAGTCGACCAGCGAGATTCAGGAGATGATCGAGTCTCTGCAGAAGAAGGCCCAGGAGGCCGCCTCGGTGATGGAGGAAGGCGGTGGCCAGGTCTCCAGGGTCGAGGAGATGATCGAGAATGCCTGCATCTCCCTGGCCGAGATCGGCGGCTACATGCAGACCATCGACACCCTGAATACCACGGTGGCCAGCGCCGCCGAGGAACAGAGCGCCGCGGTGCAATCGATCCGCGGCATCATCGAAAGCTGCAATGACGCATCCGGTCAGAGCGGAGAGCTCCTTTCCGGGTTGAGCCGCGTTGCCGAACGGTTGAGCGATGCGCGGATGCAGCTGGGCTCGATGTAA